One part of the Hydra vulgaris chromosome 01, alternate assembly HydraT2T_AEP genome encodes these proteins:
- the LOC100201890 gene encoding amyloid-beta-like protein: MFLSFIFISLILTSIIDGSIIDVLEATNGHEPRVAINCGKVPFYVDLETGSWIADSNGVAVCDADKDEVKRYCQKTYPKLNISNVVEANTAVKFKNWCQPGIQQCSVTKRVVPFRCLVNEYEADALMVPDGCKFDHIHDPELCLTHKEWRRQAQRECSRKYSMKLKDYGILLSCKTDYFTGVEFVCCPKKQDKSQKVASKPKVEEIDNSGFKAAIKNFQQYLPLETKGCDRSNYLTQQTAMEDRHRNQIAAVVDEWDEAERRYNKLKAQDPSAAEEKMKRTLEVFRQTLAALEQESKVEKDRLRAEHADCINTQIAKDKRDAMTGYLNAIEAKPANAEQILKAVRKFIQVCEHDRVHSLRHFEHVRNQNEKKAEALRGELLQHLKDLNKVVNESMALLNYLPEIAEKFGFTGGSVLKPRIDVPTEEDHSHSRVEEIIEEASKKYARTEKPNSERVPTDAIPNDPKLLSKVTSPSENDNTEDEDDDDDDEEEDDDDDDDEDDEELVAVKKLKVQTTVDTNIVDPSTTTVFPQNLALELKSSDEDLVNVVQEESKNNEHHRSKRSVLLTAILGLSCGIVVVMLFVVVALIMRRQRIVKTRVIVSENNDDREHLVKMQKNGFENPTYKFFYF; the protein is encoded by the exons atgtttttgagttttatatttataagtctTATTTTGACTTCGATAATTGATGGTTCAATAATTGATGTTCTTGAGGCAACCAATGGTCATGAACCTAGAGTTGCTATTAATTGTGGAAAAGTTcctttttatgttgatttagaAACAGGGTCATGGATTGCAGATAGTAATGGAGTAGCAGTTTGTGATGCAGATAAAGACGAAGTTAAGAG aTATTGTCAAAAAACATACCCTAAACTGAACATATCTAATGTTGTTGAAGCAAACACAGcagtaaagtttaaaaactggTGTCAACCAGGAATCCAGCAATGCAGTGTAACAAAGCGTGTTGTGCCATTTAGATGTttag taaatgaatATGAAGCTGATGCACTGATGGTTCCTGATGGATGCAAGTTTGACCATATTCATGATCCAGAATTATGCTTAACTCACAAAGAGTGGCGTAGGCAAGCTCAACGCGAATGCTCGCGCAAATATTCTATGAAGTTAAAAGATTATGGCATTCTTTTATCTTGTAAAACTGATTACTTTACag GAGTGGAGTTTGTTTGTTGTCCTAAGAAACAAGATAAATCACAAAAAGTAGCAAGCAAACCCAAAGTAGAAGAAATTGATAACAGTGGTTTTAAAGcagcaattaaaaattttcaacaatacTTGCCTCTAGAAACTAAAG gttgtgATCGAAGCAATTACTTAACACAACAAACAGCAATGGAAGATCGTCATAGAAACCAAATTGCTGCTGTCGTTGATGAATGGGATGAAGCAGAGAGAAGATACAACAAACTTAAAGCTCAAGATCCTAGTGCTGCAGAGGAAAAAATGAAGA GAACACTTGAGGTTTTTAGACAAACATTAGCTGCACTTGAACAAGAgtcaaaagttgaaaaagatcGTCTTCGTGCTGAGCATGCTGATTGTATAAATACGCAAATTGCAAAAGACAAAAGAGATGCTATGACAGGCTACCTAAATGCTATTGAAGCTAAGCCTGCCAATGCAGAGCAAATTTTAAAGGCTGTTCGGAAATTTATTCAAGTTTGTGAGCATGACCGAGTACAcag tctTCGCCATTTTGAGCATGTGAgaaatcaaaatgaaaaaaaagctgAAGCCCTGCGTGGTGAACTTCTTCaacatttaaaagatttgaacAAAGTTGTCAATGAAAGTATGGCTCTTCTTAATTACCTTCCAGAAATTGCTGAAAAGTTTGGTTTTACAGGAGGAAGTGTTCTAAAGCCAAGA attgATGTCCCAACTGAAGAAGATCATTCACATTCACGTGTTGAAGAAATAATAGAGGAAGCTTCTAAGAAATACGCAAGAACTGAAAAACctaat AGTGAACGTGTTCCCACTGATGCTATTCCCAATGATCCCAAGTTGTTGAGTAAAGTAACAAGTCCATCAGAGAACGATAATACTGAAGACGAAGATGACGATGACGACGATGAGGAGGAAGACGATGACGACGATGATGATGAAGACGATGAAGAGTTGGTTGCCgtcaaaaaattaaaggttCAAACTACGGTAGATACTAATATAGTAGATCCATCAACCACAACTGTTTTTCCTCAAAATCTTGCTTTAGAGTTAAAAAGTTCTGATGAAGATTTAGTTAATGTTGTGCAGGAAGAATCTAAAAATAATGAACATCACCGTAGCAAACGCTCGGTCTTACTTACTGCAATTTTGGGATTATCTTGTGGTATTGTTGTCGTAATGTTGTTTGTTGTAGTAGCATTAATTATGCGACGACAAAGAATTGTCAAAACGCGTGTTATTGTTTCGGAAAACAATGATGATCGCGAACACCTTGTTAAAATGCAGAAAAATGGGTTTGAGAATCcaacttataagtttttctaCTTCTAA